Proteins from a genomic interval of bacterium YEK0313:
- a CDS encoding Stringent starvation protein B, with protein sequence MLGVVRRVLTDAAREGLPGDHHFYITFDTRAPGVRLSNRMREKYPQEMTVVLQHQFWDLAVTEHTFEVGLSFGGIPERLLVPFEAIKGFFDPSVQFGLQFDVAGAAPEAAAPSGREPAADEPEPLAPATAGKPRGACRGAASEPDEAAPAAAQQAEEPAADGKAAKENAAKAGSAAQGGAEVVSLDKFRKK encoded by the coding sequence ATGCTCGGCGTCGTGCGGCGGGTTCTGACCGACGCCGCTCGCGAGGGCCTGCCCGGCGATCACCATTTCTACATCACCTTCGACACGCGGGCGCCGGGGGTCCGGCTCTCGAACCGGATGCGGGAAAAATATCCACAGGAAATGACTGTTGTTCTGCAGCACCAATTCTGGGATCTCGCGGTGACCGAGCACACCTTCGAGGTGGGGCTTTCCTTCGGCGGCATTCCCGAGCGGCTTCTGGTGCCGTTCGAGGCGATCAAGGGCTTTTTCGACCCGTCGGTCCAGTTCGGCCTGCAATTCGACGTGGCTGGCGCAGCCCCGGAAGCGGCTGCTCCGTCCGGCCGGGAGCCGGCCGCGGACGAGCCCGAACCCCTTGCGCCCGCTACGGCAGGCAAGCCGCGCGGCGCCTGCCGCGGCGCGGCGTCGGAACCCGACGAGGCGGCGCCCGCGGCAGCGCAGCAGGCCGAGGAACCGGCTGCCGACGGCAAGGCTGCCAAGGAGAATGCGGCCAAGGCCGGTAGCGCCGCGCAGGGCGGGGCCGAAGTCGTCAGCTTGGACAAGTTTCGCAAGAAATAG
- the tadA gene encoding tRNA-specific adenosine deaminase, producing the protein MDLALREAELAAERGEVPVGAVIVRDGVVLARAGNLTLGLKDPTAHAEILAIRAAAAALGSERLIDCDLYVTLEPCPMCAGAISFARIRRLYYGTGDPKGGAVDHGVRLYGDATCHHRPEVYGGIGETAAAALLKDFFRSRR; encoded by the coding sequence ATGGATCTCGCGCTGCGGGAGGCCGAGCTCGCCGCCGAGCGTGGCGAGGTTCCGGTCGGCGCGGTGATCGTGCGCGACGGCGTCGTCCTGGCGCGCGCCGGCAACCTGACGCTGGGCCTGAAGGACCCGACCGCCCATGCCGAGATCCTGGCGATCCGGGCCGCCGCCGCCGCGCTCGGCTCCGAGCGGCTCATCGACTGCGATCTCTATGTCACCCTCGAACCCTGTCCGATGTGCGCCGGCGCCATATCCTTCGCCCGCATCCGCCGGCTCTATTACGGCACGGGCGATCCGAAGGGCGGAGCCGTCGATCATGGCGTCCGGCTCTATGGCGACGCCACCTGCCATCACCGGCCCGAGGTCTATGGCGGCATCGGCGAGACGGCGGCCGCGGCCTTGCTGAAGGATTTCTTCCGCAGCCGGCGCTGA
- the blh gene encoding Beta-lactamase hydrolase-like protein, protein MIERAAASPVRPDVTAFYEPRTSSVQYVVADLATGMAAIIDPVLDFDEKSGSTATASADAILAHVAEKGLTVAWILDTHPHADHFSAAAYLKARTGAPTAIGAGIVDVQALWKEIYGFDDLAVDGSQWDHLFADGDRFMIGSLEARVMFSPGHTLASVSYVVGDAAFIHDTLFMPDSGTARADFPGGSARRLWRSIEAILALPDGTRLFTGHDYRPGGRPARWESSVAEQKRDNPHIAGRNEADFIALREARDRTLPMPRLILHALQVNIRGGRLPEPAPDGRRYLKFPLDALTGAAWG, encoded by the coding sequence ATGATCGAACGTGCCGCAGCCAGCCCCGTCAGGCCCGACGTGACGGCGTTCTACGAGCCGAGGACGTCGAGCGTCCAATATGTCGTCGCCGACCTCGCCACCGGCATGGCGGCGATCATCGACCCGGTCCTCGACTTCGACGAAAAGTCCGGCTCGACGGCGACCGCCAGCGCCGATGCCATTCTGGCCCATGTGGCGGAGAAGGGGCTGACCGTCGCCTGGATCCTCGACACCCACCCCCATGCCGACCATTTCTCGGCCGCGGCCTACCTGAAGGCGAGGACCGGCGCGCCGACGGCGATCGGGGCCGGCATCGTCGACGTTCAGGCGCTGTGGAAGGAGATCTACGGTTTCGACGATCTCGCCGTCGACGGCTCGCAATGGGACCATCTCTTCGCCGACGGCGACCGCTTCATGATCGGCAGCCTGGAGGCGCGCGTCATGTTCTCTCCCGGCCACACGCTCGCCTCGGTCAGCTACGTGGTCGGCGATGCCGCCTTCATCCACGACACCCTGTTCATGCCCGACAGCGGCACGGCGCGGGCCGATTTCCCGGGTGGTTCGGCACGCCGGCTCTGGCGCTCGATCGAGGCGATCCTGGCCCTGCCGGACGGGACGCGGCTGTTCACCGGCCACGACTATCGCCCGGGCGGCCGCCCGGCGCGCTGGGAGAGTTCGGTCGCCGAGCAGAAGCGCGACAATCCCCACATTGCCGGCCGGAACGAGGCGGATTTCATCGCGCTGCGCGAGGCGCGCGATCGCACCTTGCCGATGCCGCGCCTGATCCTGCACGCGCTTCAGGTCAATATTCGCGGCGGCCGCCTGCCGGAACCTGCGCCCGATGGCCGCCGCTACCTCAAATTTCCACTCGACGCGCTCACCGGCGCAGCCTGGGGATGA
- the bigR_3 gene encoding Biofilm growth-associated repressor: protein MTGDGADDVTESPLQERAGEVAELLKTLANRHRLMLVCTLVEGEFSVGELEQRLGIHQPTLSQQLTVLRRAGIVRTRRLSKRIFYRLTGTKAADLVGALHAIFCADIARGTEAAR, encoded by the coding sequence ATGACAGGGGATGGCGCGGACGACGTGACGGAGAGCCCGCTTCAGGAGCGCGCCGGCGAGGTGGCCGAGCTCTTGAAGACGCTCGCCAACCGCCACCGCCTGATGCTCGTCTGCACGCTGGTCGAGGGCGAATTTTCGGTCGGCGAGCTGGAGCAGCGGCTCGGCATCCACCAGCCGACCCTGTCGCAGCAGCTCACCGTGCTGCGCCGGGCCGGCATCGTCCGGACGCGCCGGCTGTCGAAGCGCATCTTCTATCGGCTGACCGGCACCAAGGCAGCCGATCTCGTCGGCGCGCTGCACGCGATCTTCTGTGCCGATATCGCCAGGGGTACGGAGGCCGCCCGATGA
- the phnU gene encoding Putative 2-aminoethylphosphonate transport system permease protein PhnU, whose amino-acid sequence MTDSLFDAATGAARPDSWRPAPLAGRGFLVALAIGLAGLVALPILAVGTSLLRPPGAAIGHLAETVLPEILLNSLGLMAFVSLGTAVIGVGTAWLVTLCRFPGSRALEWLLLTPLAIPAYIIGYAYTDALAFAGPVQSSLRALTGWSHGDYWFPNVQSLWGVSTMLTLVLYPYVFLLARAAFLDQSVCVLEAARTLGTGPWGAFFRVGLPMARPAIAAGVALALMEALADFGTVEYFGVTTFTTAIYRTWFGMGDRVAASQLATALLIFVLALVAIEHGARRGRRFSCGARRHRRLVPLQLKPPAAAGAMLACALPVLAGFAIPVAALIRLHADGGDPLLGARFLTYARNSFVLAGAAAVLTAGIGGLVAYAARLAPGLASTTAIRIASIGYAVPGTVIAVGILVPLGAFDNALDGWARATFGAGTGLVLSGTAVALLYAYLVRFLAVAVGPVEAGLHKIPATFDAAARTLGETPYGVAFRVHAPLLRRSLLTAALVVFVDTLKELPATLIIRPFDFDTLAVRVYNLASDERLAQASTGALVIVAIGLVPVILMTRMIAWERAAGERSAS is encoded by the coding sequence GTGACCGACAGCCTTTTCGATGCCGCGACCGGCGCGGCACGGCCCGACAGCTGGCGCCCGGCCCCCTTGGCCGGGCGCGGTTTTCTGGTGGCGCTCGCGATCGGCCTCGCCGGCCTCGTCGCCCTGCCGATCCTGGCCGTCGGGACGAGCCTCCTGCGCCCGCCGGGCGCCGCGATCGGCCATCTCGCCGAGACGGTGCTGCCGGAGATCCTGCTCAACAGCCTGGGGCTGATGGCCTTTGTCAGCCTCGGCACGGCGGTGATCGGGGTCGGCACCGCATGGCTCGTGACGCTCTGCCGGTTTCCCGGCTCGCGGGCGCTCGAATGGCTGCTGCTCACGCCGCTCGCCATTCCCGCCTATATCATCGGCTACGCCTATACCGACGCACTGGCCTTTGCCGGCCCCGTCCAGTCGTCGCTGCGCGCGCTCACCGGCTGGTCGCACGGCGACTACTGGTTCCCGAACGTCCAGTCGCTCTGGGGCGTCAGCACGATGCTGACACTCGTGCTCTATCCATACGTCTTCCTGCTGGCGCGCGCGGCCTTTCTCGACCAGTCGGTCTGCGTGCTGGAGGCCGCCCGCACGCTCGGAACCGGCCCCTGGGGCGCCTTCTTCCGGGTCGGCCTGCCCATGGCGAGGCCCGCCATTGCCGCCGGCGTGGCGCTGGCGCTGATGGAAGCTCTGGCCGATTTCGGCACGGTGGAATATTTCGGCGTCACCACCTTCACCACCGCGATCTACCGCACCTGGTTCGGCATGGGCGACCGGGTCGCCGCGTCGCAGCTCGCCACCGCCCTGCTGATCTTTGTGCTGGCGCTGGTCGCGATCGAGCACGGCGCGCGGCGCGGCCGGCGGTTCAGCTGCGGCGCCCGCCGCCACCGGCGTTTGGTGCCGCTGCAGCTGAAGCCGCCGGCCGCGGCCGGCGCGATGCTCGCCTGCGCCCTGCCGGTGCTGGCCGGCTTCGCCATTCCGGTCGCGGCGCTGATCAGGCTGCACGCCGATGGCGGCGATCCCCTGCTCGGCGCCCGCTTCCTGACCTATGCGCGCAATTCCTTCGTGCTGGCCGGCGCCGCCGCCGTGCTGACCGCGGGGATCGGCGGCCTCGTCGCCTATGCCGCACGGCTCGCCCCCGGCCTTGCCAGCACGACCGCGATCCGCATCGCCAGCATCGGCTATGCCGTGCCGGGCACGGTGATCGCGGTCGGCATCCTCGTGCCGCTCGGCGCCTTCGACAATGCGCTCGACGGCTGGGCCAGGGCGACTTTCGGCGCGGGCACCGGCCTCGTCCTGTCCGGCACGGCCGTGGCGCTGCTCTACGCCTATCTCGTGCGCTTCCTGGCGGTCGCCGTCGGACCGGTCGAGGCCGGCCTGCACAAGATCCCCGCAACCTTCGACGCCGCCGCGCGCACGCTCGGCGAGACGCCCTACGGGGTAGCCTTCCGCGTGCACGCGCCGCTGCTGCGCCGTTCACTTCTGACCGCCGCCCTGGTCGTCTTCGTCGACACCCTGAAGGAGCTGCCGGCAACCCTGATCATCCGGCCCTTCGATTTCGATACGCTCGCCGTGCGCGTCTACAACCTCGCCTCCGACGAGCGGCTCGCCCAGGCCTCGACCGGCGCGCTGGTCATCGTCGCCATCGGGCTCGTGCCGGTGATCCTGATGACGCGGATGATCGCCTGGGAACGCGCGGCGGGCGAACGCTCGGCTTCGTGA
- the idiA gene encoding Iron deficiency-induced protein A precursor has translation MTFTTTRRAVLGGAALAVLSPALLRAQARQLNLYSSRHYDTDEALYTDFTKTTGITVNRVEAQPDPLIERMRSEGANSPADMLITVDAGRIERAREAGLLQPFASEALASRIPAAYRDPEGHWFGFSTRARVFLVSRERVADGAIRTYEDLADPKWKGKVLIRSSTNVYNQSLTGSILAAHGAEKTEAWARGVVANFARPPRGGDTDQIKAVAAGEGDIGIANTYYFGALARSTKPEDKAIVEKVRIVFPNQGDRGTHVNISAAGIARHAKNIEAARAFLEYLSTPSAQRYFAHGNSEYPAVAGVEWPAVLTSWGQFKADALNAGVFARNNAEALRIMDRAGWK, from the coding sequence ATGACTTTCACCACCACCCGTCGCGCAGTTCTCGGCGGCGCCGCGCTCGCGGTTCTCTCCCCGGCGCTGCTGCGCGCCCAGGCCCGCCAGCTCAACCTCTATTCCTCGCGCCATTACGACACGGACGAGGCGCTCTATACCGACTTCACCAAGACGACCGGCATCACCGTCAACCGGGTCGAGGCGCAGCCCGACCCGCTGATCGAGCGGATGCGCTCGGAGGGCGCCAATTCCCCGGCCGACATGCTGATCACCGTCGATGCCGGCCGGATCGAGCGCGCCCGCGAGGCCGGCCTGCTGCAGCCCTTCGCCTCGGAGGCCCTGGCGAGCCGCATTCCCGCGGCCTATCGCGATCCCGAAGGCCACTGGTTCGGCTTCTCGACCCGGGCCCGCGTCTTCCTCGTCTCGCGCGAGCGGGTCGCCGACGGGGCGATCAGGACCTATGAGGACCTCGCCGATCCCAAATGGAAGGGCAAGGTGCTGATCCGCTCCTCGACCAATGTCTACAACCAGTCGCTGACCGGTTCGATCCTCGCGGCCCACGGCGCCGAGAAGACCGAGGCCTGGGCGCGCGGCGTGGTCGCCAACTTCGCCCGTCCGCCGCGCGGCGGCGATACCGACCAGATCAAGGCGGTGGCGGCCGGCGAAGGCGATATCGGCATTGCCAACACCTATTATTTCGGAGCCCTCGCCCGTTCGACCAAGCCGGAGGACAAGGCGATCGTCGAGAAGGTCCGCATCGTCTTCCCGAACCAGGGCGACCGCGGCACCCACGTCAACATTTCCGCCGCCGGCATCGCCCGCCACGCCAAGAATATCGAGGCTGCGCGCGCCTTCCTCGAATATCTCTCGACCCCCAGCGCCCAGCGCTACTTCGCCCATGGCAATTCGGAATATCCGGCGGTGGCTGGCGTCGAATGGCCGGCGGTCCTGACGTCCTGGGGCCAGTTCAAGGCGGACGCGCTGAATGCCGGCGTGTTCGCCCGCAACAATGCGGAAGCGCTGAGGATCATGGACCGCGCCGGCTGGAAGTGA
- a CDS encoding AsmA family protein gives MQNTLLAIGIALIMAILAALAGPWLIDWTRHKPLIEAEASRLVGLPVTIGGDLSVRLLPAITIDARDVTIGSAETGAKIGRLRGELRVAPLMRGEVALTAVHLRDVDLTIREGGLPRQALAAEEITVENARLAVADASGRQTLIAERIALQGESRGTRGPVRLEGRAVTAERAVPVQLLASFPEHGGLALRLRAQDPLSSLSLEAEGETGGPGNPRFDGMVVVSGRAGALPWRIAGPAAATADALVFERAEAVLGTAERAARATGSLRYLWGGRPALEAVFTARQVDLDRLTETAGPPRTPRDVLTALLAAAPALAGPDLPVTLGLDIGGLTIGGALVSDVRADLAGTAAGWTAGRLDARLPGEAALELKGRVTLKPALGFAGTLGLQAARPGLLMSWLDGQPTPAGVLDDPIRLSAAVTAGSGRLVLDHLEAATAAGDARGRIALDMPPSGRHGLALDLTAGMVDLDLLGRLARGAGARLDPGTDITLTLKAGEATLAGLSARGLDLMLRSDGHGIRAERLAIADLAGLGLDVTGHLDGLSGPLTGEVAGRITAQRVDGLVALLGRDAQTAPLGRFVAERAAWLGNEHLGVRFRAGPGNSLGLAAEGHVGGTWLHLDAAGTGSLAAPDSLAGRTSLVMEAPRADALLGLVGGLVPLATAAVPARFELVLGRPANGPVTIEGEAEAAEVLAGFAGLRGTDGRMALAVTLNAPDLAPVLPLAGIPSELAGSLAARLATRVEASDAGWRLDGLEGRIGPTEVKAALAGRGRTVIGSVELGAIGAEALMSLMTGPAWLIDTEAGRAADAGFSRTLVDGVDGEVALRIGTLGLGGYPPLSGLAATLSRQGARTALRDISARLGGSSATGQITLDRTAHATALQATVGLDRVPLALVLPGAAGAGPLAVALTGEGASPAALLTSLRGEGRYGWPRAGVAGVHPGALRRATRAAEVAQDLGRPLDDAGFAALMSRELARPVELPALDVPLTLSGTRLRAGEAAFAVANGRVSWNGGVDLGTGSLDAEVRIASEPPPGADAVPPVALHIEGPLAAAAVRLDAEDVAGWLGLRLVEREALRLEMRESDRIERQRQRAFSRLPAREAEPPAAPEIVPQESPAPPRTGPGESGQITAPSEAAGELAPELAPLPRRRPAEPPTDFSTVIRRALDGRAGPAEPMSGLPPLPPPVEIGPAPGLRR, from the coding sequence GTGCAGAACACGCTCCTCGCCATCGGGATCGCCCTGATCATGGCGATCCTTGCGGCTCTCGCCGGTCCGTGGCTGATCGACTGGACCCGGCACAAGCCGCTGATCGAAGCCGAAGCCTCCCGGCTGGTCGGCCTGCCGGTGACGATCGGCGGCGACCTGTCCGTGCGCCTTCTGCCGGCGATCACGATCGATGCCCGCGACGTGACCATCGGCAGCGCGGAGACCGGCGCCAAGATCGGCCGGTTGCGCGGCGAGCTGAGGGTGGCGCCGCTCATGCGCGGCGAGGTGGCCCTGACCGCGGTGCATCTGCGCGACGTCGATCTCACCATCCGCGAGGGCGGACTGCCGCGCCAGGCGCTGGCCGCCGAGGAGATCACGGTGGAGAACGCCCGCCTGGCGGTCGCCGACGCCTCCGGACGGCAGACGCTGATCGCCGAGCGCATCGCGCTGCAGGGCGAGTCGCGCGGCACGCGCGGACCCGTGCGGCTCGAGGGCAGGGCCGTGACGGCAGAGCGGGCCGTGCCGGTGCAATTGCTGGCGAGCTTTCCCGAACATGGCGGCCTGGCGCTCCGGCTGCGCGCCCAGGATCCGCTGAGCAGCCTCTCCCTCGAAGCCGAGGGCGAGACCGGCGGGCCGGGCAATCCGCGCTTCGACGGCATGGTGGTCGTCAGCGGCCGGGCCGGCGCCCTGCCCTGGCGTATCGCCGGGCCGGCCGCGGCCACCGCCGACGCCCTGGTGTTCGAGCGGGCGGAGGCCGTGCTCGGCACGGCCGAGCGTGCGGCGCGCGCGACCGGCTCCCTGCGCTACCTCTGGGGCGGCAGGCCGGCGCTCGAAGCCGTGTTCACGGCACGGCAGGTCGACCTCGATCGGCTGACGGAAACCGCCGGCCCCCCGCGGACGCCGCGCGACGTGCTGACGGCGCTGCTCGCCGCCGCGCCGGCGCTGGCCGGGCCCGATCTGCCCGTGACGCTCGGCCTCGACATTGGCGGGCTGACCATTGGCGGCGCCCTGGTCTCCGACGTCCGGGCCGATCTTGCCGGCACCGCCGCCGGCTGGACCGCCGGGCGGCTCGACGCGCGCTTGCCGGGCGAGGCTGCGCTGGAGCTGAAGGGACGCGTCACGCTGAAACCGGCGCTCGGCTTTGCCGGCACGCTCGGCCTGCAGGCGGCGCGCCCCGGCCTGCTCATGTCCTGGCTCGACGGCCAGCCGACGCCTGCCGGCGTGCTCGACGATCCGATCCGCCTGAGCGCCGCCGTCACCGCGGGTTCCGGCCGCCTGGTGCTGGACCATCTGGAGGCCGCAACGGCGGCCGGGGACGCCCGCGGCCGCATCGCGCTCGACATGCCCCCGTCCGGCCGGCACGGGCTCGCGCTCGATCTCACCGCCGGGATGGTCGATCTCGACCTGCTCGGGCGGCTCGCGCGCGGCGCCGGCGCAAGGCTCGATCCGGGCACCGACATCACGCTCACGCTGAAGGCGGGCGAAGCGACGCTGGCCGGCCTGTCGGCGCGCGGTCTCGACCTGATGCTGCGCTCGGACGGCCACGGCATCCGCGCCGAGCGCCTTGCCATCGCCGACCTTGCCGGCCTCGGCCTCGACGTGACCGGTCATCTCGACGGCCTTTCGGGGCCCTTGACCGGCGAGGTCGCCGGCCGGATCACCGCGCAGCGCGTCGATGGCCTCGTCGCCCTGCTCGGCCGCGATGCGCAGACTGCGCCGCTCGGCCGGTTCGTTGCCGAGCGGGCGGCCTGGCTCGGCAACGAACACCTCGGCGTCCGTTTCCGCGCCGGGCCGGGCAACAGCCTCGGCCTTGCCGCCGAGGGACATGTCGGCGGGACGTGGCTGCATCTCGATGCCGCCGGCACGGGCAGCCTCGCCGCCCCCGACAGCCTCGCCGGCCGGACCAGCCTCGTCATGGAAGCGCCGCGCGCCGACGCGCTTCTCGGCCTCGTCGGCGGGCTCGTACCGCTCGCAACCGCCGCCGTGCCGGCGCGATTCGAGCTCGTGCTGGGCAGGCCGGCCAACGGCCCCGTCACGATCGAAGGCGAGGCGGAGGCGGCCGAGGTGCTGGCCGGTTTCGCCGGCCTGCGCGGCACCGACGGGCGTATGGCGCTGGCGGTCACCTTGAACGCGCCGGATCTCGCGCCGGTCCTGCCGCTCGCCGGCATTCCCTCCGAGCTCGCCGGCAGCCTGGCGGCCCGGCTCGCCACGCGGGTCGAAGCCTCCGATGCCGGCTGGCGTCTCGATGGCCTGGAAGGCCGCATCGGCCCGACCGAGGTGAAGGCGGCACTGGCCGGTCGCGGACGCACGGTGATCGGCAGCGTCGAGCTCGGCGCGATCGGCGCGGAGGCCCTGATGAGCCTCATGACCGGCCCGGCCTGGCTGATCGACACCGAAGCCGGCCGCGCCGCCGATGCCGGTTTCAGCCGCACGCTGGTCGATGGTGTCGACGGCGAGGTCGCCTTGCGCATCGGCACGCTGGGGCTCGGCGGCTATCCGCCGCTGTCGGGCCTTGCCGCGACGCTGTCGCGGCAGGGCGCGCGCACGGCGCTGCGCGACATCTCGGCACGGCTCGGCGGAAGCAGCGCCACCGGGCAGATCACGCTCGACCGGACCGCCCATGCTACGGCGCTGCAGGCGACGGTCGGCCTCGACCGGGTGCCGCTCGCGCTGGTTCTGCCGGGTGCTGCCGGCGCCGGGCCGCTGGCCGTCGCGCTGACCGGCGAGGGGGCAAGCCCGGCGGCACTGCTGACCAGCCTGCGCGGTGAGGGGCGTTACGGCTGGCCGCGTGCCGGTGTCGCCGGCGTCCATCCCGGCGCGCTGCGGCGGGCGACGCGCGCTGCCGAGGTCGCGCAGGATCTCGGCCGGCCGCTGGACGATGCCGGCTTTGCCGCGCTCATGTCGCGTGAGCTCGCCCGCCCGGTGGAACTCCCGGCGCTCGACGTGCCGCTGACCTTGTCAGGCACGCGCCTGCGGGCCGGCGAGGCGGCCTTTGCCGTCGCCAACGGCCGCGTGAGCTGGAACGGTGGCGTCGATCTCGGCACCGGAAGTCTGGACGCGGAGGTGCGCATCGCGTCCGAGCCGCCGCCTGGCGCCGATGCCGTGCCGCCGGTCGCGCTCCACATCGAAGGGCCGCTCGCCGCCGCCGCGGTGCGGCTCGACGCGGAGGACGTCGCCGGCTGGCTCGGGCTCCGGCTCGTCGAGCGCGAGGCGCTGCGCCTCGAAATGCGCGAGAGCGACCGGATCGAGCGCCAGCGCCAGCGCGCCTTCTCGCGCCTGCCGGCCCGCGAGGCCGAACCACCCGCCGCGCCCGAGATCGTGCCGCAGGAATCGCCGGCGCCGCCCCGAACGGGACCGGGCGAGAGCGGGCAGATCACCGCGCCGAGCGAGGCGGCCGGCGAACTTGCGCCCGAGCTTGCGCCCTTGCCGCGGCGCCGGCCCGCAGAGCCGCCCACAGACTTTTCCACCGTCATCCGGCGCGCGCTGGACGGCCGCGCCGGGCCCGCCGAACCCATGTCCGGCCTGCCGCCGCTGCCGCCGCCGGTCGAGATCGGGCCGGCGCCCGGCCTCAGGCGCTGA
- the cysQ gene encoding 3'(2'),5'-bisphosphate nucleotidase CysQ, whose translation MPQRFNDPALMEALGTLAGAAGERIMAHHGCSAAAKTDGSPVTAADEEAEAIILAGLAQLLPGVPILAEESAAAGRLPDRTDLFIAVDPLDGTREFLAGNGEFTVNIALVAGGEPVAGIVYAPARQRLWLGAAGKAEAMTLEPGAAIAAAQNRTPIRTRPVPAGGPVALVSRSHPEAAAEEFLARHGVTRRQPMGSSLKYAVIAEGGADLTVRFAPITEWDIAAGHALLVAAGGRMAMPDGRPIRYGRAEIGFKTASFLAASGALKLSAG comes from the coding sequence ATGCCCCAACGCTTCAACGACCCGGCTTTGATGGAGGCCCTCGGCACGCTCGCAGGCGCGGCGGGCGAGCGGATCATGGCCCATCACGGCTGCTCGGCGGCAGCCAAGACCGACGGCTCGCCGGTGACCGCGGCGGACGAGGAGGCCGAAGCCATCATCCTCGCCGGGCTGGCGCAACTCCTGCCGGGCGTGCCGATCCTCGCCGAGGAATCCGCCGCGGCGGGTCGGCTTCCCGACCGCACCGATCTTTTCATCGCCGTCGACCCGCTCGACGGGACCCGCGAATTCCTGGCCGGCAATGGCGAGTTCACCGTCAATATCGCCCTCGTCGCCGGGGGCGAGCCGGTCGCCGGCATCGTCTATGCGCCGGCGCGCCAGCGCCTGTGGCTGGGGGCCGCCGGCAAGGCCGAGGCGATGACGCTCGAGCCCGGTGCCGCGATCGCCGCCGCGCAGAACCGCACACCGATCCGCACCCGCCCGGTGCCGGCCGGCGGACCGGTCGCCCTGGTGAGCCGCTCGCATCCCGAGGCGGCGGCCGAGGAGTTTCTGGCGCGCCATGGCGTGACGCGCCGGCAGCCGATGGGCTCGTCGCTGAAATATGCGGTCATCGCCGAGGGCGGCGCCGACCTCACCGTGCGCTTCGCGCCGATCACCGAATGGGACATCGCCGCCGGCCATGCGCTGCTGGTCGCCGCCGGCGGCCGGATGGCGATGCCCGACGGCCGGCCGATCCGCTATGGCCGCGCCGAGATCGGCTTCAAGACCGCCTCGTTCCTCGCCGCCAGCGGCGCGCTGAAGCTTTCGGCCGGATAG
- a CDS encoding hypothetical protein (Extensin-like protein C-terminus) — MSIAYGRDLIRRRAVRWGIFVAVGLALAACGRFAYERREAWRSELESRCMSSGAVQMSRYVQRTNAINGPGGCGMDYPLRVAAQSHGAVSYSRPQTLACQMVPTVDRWIDNAVQPAAQRWLGATVVEVKAGSFACRGMVGGSRARMSEHAYGNALDVFAFVLNNGQTVVVRQDWRGDTREAGFLREVFIRACDHFTTVLGPGYNTFHYDHFHLDLARHDARWTRRVCRPRPETIQLPQLVPPTAGFGWGFGRQDNPIR, encoded by the coding sequence GTGAGTATTGCGTACGGCAGAGACTTGATCCGCCGCAGGGCGGTGCGATGGGGCATTTTCGTCGCCGTCGGGCTGGCGCTCGCCGCCTGCGGCCGCTTCGCCTATGAGCGGCGCGAGGCCTGGCGTTCGGAGCTCGAAAGCCGCTGCATGTCCTCGGGCGCGGTGCAGATGTCGCGCTACGTCCAGCGGACGAATGCCATCAACGGTCCGGGCGGCTGCGGCATGGACTATCCGCTGCGGGTGGCGGCCCAGTCGCACGGCGCGGTGAGCTACAGCCGCCCCCAGACGCTCGCCTGCCAGATGGTGCCGACCGTCGACCGCTGGATCGACAACGCCGTCCAGCCGGCGGCCCAGCGCTGGCTCGGCGCGACCGTCGTCGAGGTCAAGGCCGGCTCCTTCGCCTGCCGCGGCATGGTCGGCGGCTCCCGCGCGCGCATGTCCGAACACGCCTATGGCAACGCGCTCGACGTCTTCGCCTTCGTGCTGAACAACGGCCAGACCGTGGTGGTCCGCCAGGACTGGCGCGGCGACACCCGTGAAGCAGGTTTCCTGCGCGAGGTGTTCATTCGCGCCTGCGACCATTTCACCACCGTGCTCGGGCCCGGCTACAACACCTTCCACTACGACCATTTCCACCTGGACCTCGCCCGCCACGATGCGCGCTGGACGCGGCGTGTCTGCCGGCCGCGGCCGGAAACGATCCAGCTGCCGCAATTGGTGCCGCCCACCGCCGGCTTCGGCTGGGGATTCGGCCGCCAGGACAACCCGATCCGCTGA
- a CDS encoding Tripartite tricarboxylate transporter TctB family protein: MPETDVEATAETRGLIKSPQDFMAGLFLVAFGLFCLWASSNLSGGRGANLGPGSFPRGLSFMLMGVGAIVLVQAFTTVGPKLEAWSIRGPVFVLGAVLLFALTVRPLGLIIAGPLALMVSAFAAKDTRWLPNIIFAVLMTAFCILLFKIALRLPIPVAPWANW, from the coding sequence ATGCCTGAAACCGACGTAGAAGCGACTGCGGAGACTCGTGGTCTGATCAAGAGCCCGCAGGACTTCATGGCGGGCCTCTTTCTCGTGGCCTTCGGGCTGTTCTGTCTGTGGGCCTCGTCGAACCTGTCGGGCGGTCGCGGCGCAAATCTCGGTCCCGGTTCGTTTCCGCGCGGCCTGTCCTTCATGCTGATGGGCGTCGGCGCCATCGTGCTCGTTCAGGCCTTCACCACGGTCGGGCCGAAGCTCGAAGCCTGGTCGATCCGCGGCCCGGTCTTCGTGCTCGGCGCGGTGCTGCTGTTCGCGCTCACGGTCCGGCCGCTCGGCCTCATCATTGCCGGGCCGCTCGCGCTGATGGTCTCGGCCTTCGCGGCCAAGGACACGCGCTGGCTGCCGAACATCATCTTCGCGGTGCTGATGACCGCCTTCTGCATCCTGTTGTTCAAAATTGCGCTGCGGCTGCCGATCCCGGTCGCCCCCTGGGCGAACTGGTGA